TCTCCAGGAAGCTGCACAGGTGGGCGTCGTTCTTGACGGTGGCCAGCTGGTGCAGGTCGAGCAGGCTCTGGTTCAGGCTCTTCTCCAGGTGAAAGGCGCACTCCATGGCGTTGAGGCCGTTCTCCCAGTTGTCGCGGTCAGGCTTCATGATGTCGTGGAGGCGGAGGCGGCCCCCACGCTGGTTCTGCAGCTGCATCAGCTTCTCGGCATGCTGGCTCTCCTCGTGGGACCGGCGCAGGAAGAACTTGGAGAAATTCTCCAGGGCCACGTCGGCGCGGTCGAAATAGAAAGCCATCGACAGGTACACGTAGGAGGTGTAGAGCTCCAGGTTGATCTGGCTGTTGATGGCGGCCTCGCATTCAGGGTGGTAGTTCTGGCGCACTTGAGAGGACGACGCGGTGGCCATGGCTGGCGGCGCTGGCACCAAGGCGAAGGCGGCTCAGAAACGAGGGCGGCAAGGCCGAAGGCGGTGGCGGCGGGTCTCCGGCGCTTTTTCAGAGTAGCCGACCAGGCAGGCCCGGCGGCAGTCTCCGAGATGCGGCTGGAATGAGGTCCGTTACTCCGGAGGTGGGGGTTTGAATCCGTTACGCGAATCCGTTAGGTGAAGGGGCGTGGTCACGAAGGcgagggagggggtggtgggtggggcgCCGCGTTCAACGTTCCATCCGTGCCGAGGTCCAGGCGAGGTCCAGGCGCCTGCGCGCTGAGTGTCTTGAagccgttaaaaaaaaaaaaaaagtacgagagggaaggaggcaaaccctAAGTGACTCtgaaatactgagaacaaactgacggttgatggggggcggggggggagacgggaaagtgggtgatgggcatggaggagggcatctgctgggatgagcaccgggtgttgtctggaaacgaatttgacagtaaatcatatataaaaaaataaagccataaatcctaaaaaaactaaaaataaaaatataactcttgttaaaatatatatttaatatattttaatatattgctgtGGTTTGTGAATATATCTCACGAAAAAAAAACcaccggattttttttttttacccgtATTTTGCAAACATTCATAAAATAACTCTTGAGATGCAATTCACATACTATAAACTCGACCTTTTGAAAGTGATTAGCTACCCGGTTTATAGGATGTTCATGGCGTTaggcagccatcaccacaatctaatttcaCAGTTTCATCACTCCAAAATGAAAATTCCCTACCCATAAGCTGTTACTCCCCAGACCTGGCTACCActgatctctcttctgtctctacagatttgcctatttgGGATATTTCAAATAAAgggaatcctacagtatgtggacttttgtgtctgatttctgtATTTAGCAGAATGTCTCTAATCTTCcttttttcattgctgaatagtgTTCCATAACATGGATacgccacattttctttatcctttcatcagttgatggacatttgggttttttttttccattttgtggtTATTATGCATAgtgttgctatgaatatttgtgtgcaGGTATTTGCatagacatatttttattctcttgggACTATGCCTAGGagggaattgctaggtcatatgacAACTCcgtgtttaatattttgaggaacggCCACATCttttccaaagcggctgcaccattttacattctcacccaTGATGTGTGAAGTTTCCAACAGTGTTATTGTCTGTTACTGCAAAGTAATATCACATTGTGGCTTTGATtcgcatttctctaatgactaagcgtgttgagcatctttgtatGTCCTTATTGGCcgtttgtatatcttctttttctcttttcttcctcttttctttttaaaaattggaattccAGTATGGCTAccctacagtgttatattcgtttcaggtatacaatatagtgattccataaTTCTGTGcagtactcagtgctcatcataagtgtactcttaacccccttcccctgtttcacccatttccccccaccccgcacctccCCATTGGTAACtttcagttctctatagttacaAGTCTGATTTTTGgggtttgtctatttttttctttgttcgtttgctttgtttcctgaattccacatatgagtgaaataatacgGCATTCGTCTTCCTCTGACTGGCTtagtttgcttagcataataccctctagatccatccatgttgttgcgaatggcaagatttcattctttttttatggctgagtaatatttcaaatacttatacatatatgtgaacatatatgacgtcttctttacccattcctcAATCAATGGACATACGctgtttccgtaatttggctgttgtagataatgctgctctaaacatggaAACATTGGGgctcatgtatccctttgaattcgtattttggtattctttgggtaaatatctagtagtgcaattgctggatcatagggtagttctatgtttcaCTATTTGAGGGATCTCCGTACTATTTTCCAGAGGGGCTACCCCAGTcagcattcccaccaacaatgcaagagggttcccctttctccacatcctcaccaacacttgttgtttcttgtgtcgttgattttagcctttctgacaggtgtgaggtgatacctcactgtagttttgatttgcatgtccctgataatcagcgatgttgagcatcttttcatgtttttgttggccatctgtctgtctttagaaaaatgtctatgtattctgcctgtttcttaattggattatttggggttttttggtgttgagttatatatctttatatattttggatactaaccctttatcagatatgtcatttgcaagtatcttctctcgtttagtaggttgtcttttagttttgctgattgtttcctttgctctgctttttatttcgATGTAATCCTGATTGTTTTTGTtctggtttcccttgcctcaagagacaaatcaggaaaaatgttgctatgccCAACGTCAGAAAAAATTactgcctctgctcccctctgggatttttatggtttcaggtgtcacatttcAAACTTCCagtgctgggggtgcctgggtggttcagtcggtgaagcatctgggtccggctcaggtcacgatctttcggttcgtgagttcaagccctgcgtcgggctctgtgctgacagcttggagcctggagcctgcttcagaatctgtgtctccctctctctctgcctctcccctgctaatactctgtctctctctcagaaatgaataaacattaaaaaaaattaaaaaagaaaagaaatgcaagtgAGTTGTGTTGAGCGGAATGCAACTTATTCGGGGCTCATTTTGCATCACTTGGGTGATGCAAGGAATCTCAACATTCCTTATTTCCTGCCTAGCCAAATATGGCTCTTCTCCTTTGAATCATTGCTAACATCTTACTGGTtttctcattaattaatgagttcAATAAAATCTTTGACCTGTAGTATCTCATATTTGCGAgagatttcagtttctttttctttaattatccTTTAACATTCCCCAGTGTCATCCCCACCCCACTGGGAACATAACCAACCCCACAGGAGCTGTCTTACTTAGTAGGGTAAGCACTTTTGGGGGGTGCTCACCAGAGCTGTGAATCCTGAAAAGTATTGGAGACCTGAAGGCATAGCATCCCTGAGTGGGATATGGAGTGAGGGCATCTCTGAGGAGAAGGTGGCCGAGTGTAACTCTGGGAAAACAGGGAGCCAAAGCAAACCAGTGGAGGAAGGTAGCACGTATAGAGAGTGGGCCACGGGAGGGACCTCATCCAGGGAACACTGGAATCCCTGCGGGGCTGAGGCTGGCCCAGGGCATGTTAGGGATGGCAGAGAAGGAAGCATGAGCAGTAAAGGTCTGTACGGAACCAGAGCGGCTGAGAACCAGGGGAGTGTTGAAAGCTTCCAGGCAGGGGAAGTAGTCAGCAGAGACGTGAGGGGATCTGACAGGCCGAGAGGCATGATCTGGCTAAAATTAACCCTGGAAAGGAGGTAGGGACGTGAGCTTTTGCAGCCAGGAGAAAGGATCCCATCATCAGTGCTTTCACGCTTCCTAAGTCACAGCCCTGAAAAGGGTGTTGGGACCCACAGATGCTGAGGGTGTAGAATACTTGGGACTGGGCCATGaactctgttttccagagaagcttcCTTCCAGCTGGTGATCAGAAGTAGGGAAGCTCTCGCGCATCCGGCTGGCTCAACCGAAGGGCATAGCAAAGTTCGGTGAGGGCTCCTGTTTGGTTGGGTACCGATACGACGTCCAACACCCGCACGCGTTGCGTTCTGGAGAGGGGAGTGCTCCTTCTGGTCTCCACTTCTTCACTGTTCTGATGCGGGGTGGGCGGAGAGGGAGATCGCAACCTTGAGAGGCAAAGCAGAGGCCGCTCCACTTAAACACGCCTGTCGTGCGTCCCAGTGTGTGTCAGCTGATGACTGACAGTAGTTCAGCTAAACGTAAATTTGCTCTCAAGTTGTCACCTTCCGGTTTTATTCAGCGTGGTACACATTCTCCATGTGCTTCTCCAGTGCTCTtttctgcccttctccatcttcctctGAGCTCTGGAGCCCGGCTTGTATGGATGGCATCCACGGGGCCCTGACCCTTGGGCCCCTGGTTGAGCTCAGCCAATGGGCGGCACTGGCAGGAGACGGGaaggcaggaggagaaggagttTGGGATACTTATTTTCTTGGCTGTCTCTCTTTAGGGAAGATCAGGAAGAGGCAAACCTATTACCTCTTTGTAGCTCTAGCTCCCCGGATGAAGTAGGGACCGTTCTCAGGAGGGGCTTTCTGCAAACATTGCTCACCTCGGAGGAATTTACCCCAAAGAACAGGTGTTCTTTGGGTCAGGTTTAATGCACAGCCTAAGAAATTCATGGGGACCCACAATCCAGTATGCAGCGCTACATTGCTTCGGCCCAGAGAATCAGTGGAACACAGAGACTAAATAGAAATCAAGAAGAAACGAAGTCCCTCATCGACAACAATCTCAAGCAACAAAACAGTAGCCCAGGTGAAGCTGCCACCGGGGATTCAGCCTCCAGTTGTGTAGCCTGTGGATTTCTCTAGCTCCTAGCCCCCTTGTTTCCTTAGGTGATTGATCTTTTGGTTACCCCTCACCGAATTAGGAGACctgttagaggggcgcctgggtggctcagtcggttaagcggccaacttcggctcaggtcaggatctcacggtccgtgagttcgagccccgcgtcgggctctgtgcggacagctcagagcctggagcctgtttcagattctgtgtctccctctctctgaccctcccccgttcatgctctgtctctctctgtctcaaaaataaataaacgttaaaaaaaaaaaattaaaaaaaaaaaaaaggcctgttagagaaacaggaaagaggaagcagagagagtcATTTTCTACTTGTCGGTAGCCATGTTAAAAAGTCTGGTTGGGCGTGGCGCGGCACAGTGGTTAAGTGGCTCCCTGAACcctttgattcttgattttggctcagatcatgatcttgaggtttgtgggatcaagccctgcgtcgggctctgtgctgacaacgcagagcctgcttgggattctctctctcctagctccctgacctccccaccccccactttctccctctctctccccaaataaataaacaagcatttaaaaaactgttgaaaaaaaagtctggttaggggggcgcctgggtggctcagtcggtgaagcgtccgacttcagctcaggtcatgatctcgcggtttgtgagttcgagccccgcgtcgggctctgtgctgactgctgggagcctggagcctgcttcggattccgtgtctctctctctctctctctgcccctcccccactcatgctctgtgtctctctgtctctcaataataaataaacgttaaaaaaaatttttttttaaagtctggttAGGGAAGATGTTGAGTTAGTAAGGTTTGAGGATTAACTGTTTATTTCAAGTGAACCCTTGTCCTTCCTTGCTCACCTTCTCCTGATCAGAGCTGTTTCAGACTGCTCTGCACAGCAGTGCATGGGTGGGTCCAGTGAATGTATGCAAGGGATTATAGATGCTGACTATTTAATTAGCTACCTCTTAATCATTTACT
This region of Acinonyx jubatus isolate Ajub_Pintada_27869175 chromosome X, VMU_Ajub_asm_v1.0, whole genome shotgun sequence genomic DNA includes:
- the LOC106983516 gene encoding ferritin heavy chain; the encoded protein is MATASSSQVRQNYHPECEAAINSQINLELYTSYVYLSMAFYFDRADVALENFSKFFLRRSHEESQHAEKLMQLQNQRGGRLRLHDIMKPDRDNWENGLNAMECAFHLEKSLNQSLLDLHQLATVKNDAHLCSFLETNYLPEQVKVIKELGGYITSLRKMGAPETGMAEYLFDKLTLGNRDKN